The Campylobacter hyointestinalis subsp. hyointestinalis nucleotide sequence AATGAAAAAGAGATGATATGCGGTGCAAATGAAAAGGATTATCACGCTATTGGAGTAAATATTATAAATTTCAATAAAGATAGGTTTAAGGATCTAGCAGAAGTGAGAGCTGGAGATAAAGCGCTTGATGGTGGGGTTTTGTCTATCACTAAAGGCATAGAAGTAGGGCATATATTTCAACTTGGTGTAAGGTACTCTGAGGCTATGGGTGCTACATTTTTAGATGAAAATGGCAAATCAAAACCGTTTTTCATGGGCTGCTATGGCATAGGCGTAAGCAGACTTGTAGCTGTTATGATAGAAGCTAGCCATGATGAAAAAGGCTGCATTTGGAAAAAAGAGTGTGCTCCTTTTATAGTGCATATAATAGTTTCAAACACCAAAGACGCCAAGCAGATGGAATTTGCTTTAAATTTAGAATCCGAGCTAGAAAGTAGCGGAGTTGAAGTTTTACTTGATGATAGAAATGAAAGATTTGGCGTAAAAATGGCGGACTTTGAGCTTATCGGTGTACCTTTTGGCGTGGTAGTTGGTAAGGGTTTGCAAAACTCAGAAGTTGAGCTTATAATAAGAGATGGGCTAGAAAAAGTAAAAGTAAGCTCAAATGAGATACTAGGTAAATTAAAAGAGATAATATGATGAAAATTTCTCTATTTCCATATTTTGTTATCGAGCTGGTTTGTGTGGTTCTTTATATCTCAAAATACGGAATACTGAACTTTTTTGGCGAGGTGTTTTTAAGCGGTATTTTTGGATTTTTCTTAGTGCTTAGCTATGGATTTTCAAATTTTTATAGTAAATTTGAAAATTTGAACTTAAAAAATGTATTTGGCTCTATGGGGCTTGTCGTCGGTGGATTTTTGCTTATGGTGCCGGGAATTTTAAGCGATATATTTGCGGTTTTTATAATAAGTGTATCTTTGATATTAAAGCTCATTAGCTATTTGCAAACACCTACTCATGAAGAGTATTGCACCAAAGAAGACTATAAAGATGACGTGATCGATGTCGAAATTATTGATGAAACAAAAAGAGGTTAAAAATGAATATACGAATTGCTAGTAGAAATAGTGCTCTTGCGCTTTGGCAGACTTACCACATAAGAGATTTGCTCATATCTAAAGGTCATAGCGTAGAGATAATCACTATGAAGACAAAAGGCGATGTTATCCTTGATACTCCGCTTGCAAAGATAGGCGGTAAGGGACTTTTTACTAAAGAGCTTGAAAACTCTATGCTTGAAGGTAGTGCAGATATAGCAGTACATAGCCTAAAAGATGTACCTACGACATTTCCAGATGGTTTAAAACTAGCTTGCGTATGTAGCAGAGAAGATGTAAGAGATGCAATGCTTAGTATGAAGTATAGAAGCCTTGAAGAACTTCCTAAAAATGCTAAAGTAGGTACTACTTCACTTCGTAGAAAGATGCAAATTTTAGCTAGCAGAAGCGATCTTGAGATTATTTCTCTTAGAGGAAATGTAAATTCGCGCATCGCTAAACTAAAAAATGGCGAGTTTGATGCTATTATCCTTGCTATGGCTGGAATTAATCGTTTGGAACTGAGTAATGAAGTTAAATTTACTAGCCCTATCAATACTATCCCAGCTATGGGACAAGGTGCTTTGGGAATTGAAGCTGTGAATAAAAAAGAGATTTTGGAAGC carries:
- a CDS encoding FxsA family protein; translation: MMKISLFPYFVIELVCVVLYISKYGILNFFGEVFLSGIFGFFLVLSYGFSNFYSKFENLNLKNVFGSMGLVVGGFLLMVPGILSDIFAVFIISVSLILKLISYLQTPTHEEYCTKEDYKDDVIDVEIIDETKRG
- the hemC gene encoding hydroxymethylbilane synthase, with amino-acid sequence MNIRIASRNSALALWQTYHIRDLLISKGHSVEIITMKTKGDVILDTPLAKIGGKGLFTKELENSMLEGSADIAVHSLKDVPTTFPDGLKLACVCSREDVRDAMLSMKYRSLEELPKNAKVGTTSLRRKMQILASRSDLEIISLRGNVNSRIAKLKNGEFDAIILAMAGINRLELSNEVKFTSPINTIPAMGQGALGIEAVNKKEILEAIGFLNDERSVVETTIERDFVHTLNGGCQAPIGINAKLKGDKIEVEAILGLIDGSEILRDSKTYPKLAYTIAGKNFADEFIARGAKELLKRAEEMVELS